The stretch of DNA GAGTAATCATGGGGATCAAGCAGAGAGAATACTAACAATCGGTCTAGAATTTACCACAAAGGTGTTAGACGCAGCAATGAGTGTGGGTGAACTTCCATTTTTAGAAGATGAACTATTATGGGCCAAGGACAGATTACCTCATGATGGAGTGATGATGGAACATATTCTTAGCCGTTTTAAGATTTACCGGGATGTAGTCAATGAAATGATTCCAGTAAAATATGCAAATGAAGTGAATTACTTTATTGATTGGATGATAGCTCGTCAAAATGAATTAACTTATATTGATTAACTTTTTTGTTTAACTTAATTTGTTTGGAGAAACAATATGAATTCAAATATAAATACTAAACAAATTGCATTATTATGTGATCTTGATGGTATTATTTTAAAAGTTTTAAAAAATGAATTAATAGCAGATCAACTACAAGGCAAGGCATTTAAAGATATTTTCAACGGTGAAAGTGCTAAAGAAGCCTTGATTTTCATTAAAAAAATTAATAAAGAATATGTGGCTTTTAATTGGGAACTAAACATGATTATAAGCGGAAAAATAAAGTTACTGCACTTTAATGGCGGAATTTTTGATAATCACATATTAATTATGGGTACCAACTTCTTTGATGAACTCATGTATTATTATGAAGAAATGACTCGAATAACTAATAATCAAGTTACCCATATACGTAAATTGAATAAAGACATGTTAGAGGCATCTTCAAATCTTAAAGAACGTTCTAAAGATTTAGAAAAAGCACTTGAAGATTTAAACCACTCCAATGAACAATTACAGAGTTTTGCTTATATTACAAGCCATGACTTACAGGAACCGTTGCGCACCATTGCTAGTTATGCACAACTTATTGAAAGACGTTATAAAGGTAAACTAGACTCTGATGCTGATGATTTTATTGAGTTTATGGTTAATGGCGCTTATAGGATGAAAGAGATGATTCAGGGCTTACTTGAATATTCCCGTGTTGAGACAAAAGAGCATGAATTTAAGGAATTTGAGGCTGAAAGTGCTTTGAAATATGCTTTAAATAAGTTAGGATCTGCAATTAGTGAGGTTAATGCTGAAATTACTTATGATGAACTACCAGTTATCTTTGCTGATGAAAGTCAAATTATACGTGTATTCCAGAATC from Methanobacterium veterum encodes:
- a CDS encoding sensor histidine kinase; the protein is MNSNINTKQIALLCDLDGIILKVLKNELIADQLQGKAFKDIFNGESAKEALIFIKKINKEYVAFNWELNMIISGKIKLLHFNGGIFDNHILIMGTNFFDELMYYYEEMTRITNNQVTHIRKLNKDMLEASSNLKERSKDLEKALEDLNHSNEQLQSFAYITSHDLQEPLRTIASYAQLIERRYKGKLDSDADDFIEFMVNGAYRMKEMIQGLLEYSRVETKEHEFKEFEAESALKYALNKLGSAISEVNAEITYDELPVIFADESQIIRVFQNLIGNALKFRREEVKPKIHISSMKKDNEYLFSVSDNGIGLDEQYSDQIFEVFKRLHAMDDYPGAGIGLSIVKRIIEGHNGIIWVKSELNKGSAFYFNIPHE